In Cololabis saira isolate AMF1-May2022 chromosome 1, fColSai1.1, whole genome shotgun sequence, the following proteins share a genomic window:
- the cacng3a gene encoding voltage-dependent calcium channel gamma-3 subunit produces MRVCNRGVLMLLTTAGAFCAFSLMTIAVGTDYWLYSPGMCRSKNPNDNETVHKNEEVLTHSGLWRTCCTEGIFRGVCKDIDHFPDDADYEQDAAEYLLRAVRASSLFPILSVGLLFLGGVCVAASEFYKSRYNVILTAGILFVSAGLSNIIGIIVYISANSGDPSQSDNKKSYSYGWSFYFGALSFVLAEVVGVLAVHVFIEKHRQLRTKGRPSLMKPPISRSSSYYRNRYYHNRSRRYSYKSNHSESNTYQVPLVRDRDPISPESKLGIMAGLPTPMTMDSEFMLYTLTSPLKDGNINMAMDDLTTAAAHNNTEMLPGNCASSRRTTPV; encoded by the exons ATGAGGGTGTGTAACCGGGGGGTGCTGATGCTTCTCACGACGGCAGGGGCTTTCTGCGCGTTCAGCCTCATGACCATCGCTGTGGGCACGGACTACTGGCTGTACTCCCCCGGGATGTGCCGCTCCAAGAACCCCAACGACAACGAGACCGTCCACAAGAACGAGGAGGTCCTCACCCACTCTGGTCTGTGGAGAACCTGCTGCACCGAGG GGATATTTCGAGGTGTTTGCAAAGATATTGATCACTTCCCAGATGATGCAGACTATGAGCAGGATGCTGCAGAATATTTACTAC GAGCAGTACGGGCCTCCAGCCTCTTCCCCATACTCAGTGTGGGACTATTATTTCTCGGTGGTGTCTGTGTAGCTGCCAGTGAGTTTTATAAGTCACGCTACAATGTCATCCTCACCGCTGGTATTCTCTTTGTCTCTGCAg GTCTCAGTAACATCATTGGCATCATTGTGTACATATCAGCCAACTCAGGAGACCCCAGCCAGAGTGACAACAAGAAGAGCTACTCCTACGGTTGGTCCTTTTATTTTGGAGCTCTGTCTTTTGTGCTGGCTGAGGTAGTTGGAGTCCTGGCAGTTCACGTGTTCATTGAGAAACACAGACAGCTGCGCACTAAAGGACGGCCTTCGCTCATGAAGCCTCCAATCTCCCGCAGCTCATCTTATTACCGCAACCGTTACTACCACAACCGCAGCCGCCGCTACAGTTACAAGAGCAACCACAGTGAGTCAAACACCTATCAAGTCCCCCTGGTGCGTGATCGAGACCCCATCTCTCCTGAATCCAAACTGGGCATTATGGCAGGTTTGCCTACACCAATGACAATGGACTCAGAGTTCATGCTGTACACCCTAACCTCACCTCTGAAAGACGGAAACATTAACATGGCTATGGATGATTTAACAACTGCAGCTGCTCACAACAACACAGAGATGCTGCCAGGAAACTGCGCTTCCAGCAGACGGACCACACCTGTCTGA